The following DNA comes from Streptococcus pasteurianus.
CCAGAACTCTGGCAAGAAGTATTTGATTATTTCATCAGTAAAAAGTCAGAAATTGAAGAGTTTCTAAAAAAAGTAGTTGTTTCTTCTGGTGGAAAAAAAGTAAAAGTAATTTTTACGGGAGCAGGGACTTCAGAGTATATCGGAGAAACTATCTATGCCTATCTTCAAAAACACGGTGACACAGAACATTTTGACTTTTTAAGTATTGGAACAACAGATATTGTGTCATGTCCAGAGTATTATTTTTACGAAAATGATACAGTATTACTAGTATCGTTTGCAAGAAGTGGAAATAGCCCAGAGAGTGTGGCAACTGTTAATTTAGCAGAACAATTAATTAATAATGTTTACCATTTAACAATAACTTGTGCTGCTGACGGTGCTCTCGCTAAAAGAGCTAAGGAACAACAAAATAACCTTCTACTCTTAATGCCTGAGCGGTCAAATGATGCTGGTTTTGCTATGACAGGTAGTTTCTCTTGTATGATGTTGACATCTTTGTTAGTTTTTGATTTAAAAGCATCATTATCTGATAAAGAACGTTATATCAAGGTAATAAGAGAACTTGCCAACGACGTTATTACGAGGGAAGAAGAACTCCAACATATTGTTTCAAAAGATTTTAATAGAATTGTTTATTTAGGCTCAGGTTGTTTAAAAGGGTTAACACACGAAGCACAATTAAAAATTTTAGAGTTAACTGCTGGACAAATTGCAACTCTTTATGATTCATCAATGGGATTTAGACATGGTCCAAAATCGTTTGTTGATGAGCAGACTATTGTTATTACGTTTGTTAATAATGATCCTTATGTTCGTCAGTATGACTTAGATATTTTAGAGGAAGTTTACACAGATCAAGTGGCAGTGGAGACTCTTGCAATTGCTCAAAAAGGAAAATCAAATTTTTCTGGAGATAAATTTGATTTTGTAGAAG
Coding sequences within:
- a CDS encoding SIS domain-containing protein, producing the protein MFNLSFEELKTMGAEITTREIKQQPELWQEVFDYFISKKSEIEEFLKKVVVSSGGKKVKVIFTGAGTSEYIGETIYAYLQKHGDTEHFDFLSIGTTDIVSCPEYYFYENDTVLLVSFARSGNSPESVATVNLAEQLINNVYHLTITCAADGALAKRAKEQQNNLLLLMPERSNDAGFAMTGSFSCMMLTSLLVFDLKASLSDKERYIKVIRELANDVITREEELQHIVSKDFNRIVYLGSGCLKGLTHEAQLKILELTAGQIATLYDSSMGFRHGPKSFVDEQTIVITFVNNDPYVRQYDLDILEEVYTDQVAVETLAIAQKGKSNFSGDKFDFVEAELLPDAYLAFPMIFVAQIIALLSSVKVKNLPDTPSATGTVNRVVKGVTIHPFEK